A stretch of the Bradyrhizobium arachidis genome encodes the following:
- a CDS encoding MaoC family dehydratase, which translates to MKMSTDSPWTRTLAGRPVAGRRAERSRTTSMRDVEMFTAMTGDKNPIHYDLELAASSPFGGLIVQGGVTTGLMNAVVAEDLPGPGTVFLETNWRFVKAVRVGETITASVKVEHVRDDKPICKLETVVRNASGEDCVVGTATTYTMPLSQHVADPGEVRHGPVTGH; encoded by the coding sequence ATGAAGATGTCGACCGATTCACCCTGGACTCGCACGCTGGCCGGCCGGCCCGTGGCAGGTCGCCGCGCGGAACGAAGCCGCACCACCAGCATGCGCGATGTCGAAATGTTCACGGCGATGACGGGTGACAAGAACCCCATCCATTACGACCTCGAGCTGGCGGCCAGTTCGCCCTTCGGCGGGCTTATCGTGCAGGGCGGGGTCACGACCGGTCTCATGAATGCCGTCGTTGCCGAAGATCTCCCGGGGCCGGGCACGGTGTTCCTCGAAACCAACTGGCGTTTCGTCAAGGCCGTCCGGGTCGGAGAGACGATTACGGCAAGCGTCAAGGTCGAGCACGTCCGCGACGACAAGCCGATCTGCAAGCTGGAGACCGTTGTCCGCAACGCAAGCGGAGAAGATTGCGTGGTCGGAACTGCGACAACTTACACGATGCCGCTGTCGCAGCACGTGGCCGACCCAGGCGAAGTGCGCCATGGCCCGGTGACGGGTCATTGA
- a CDS encoding winged helix-turn-helix domain-containing tetratricopeptide repeat protein encodes MKYQFAEFEVDLSQQELRRRGESIHIEPQVFDLIVHLVRNHDRIVSKDELVDTIWRGRVISEAALSSRINAARRALGDNGNDQLLIRTVHKRGFRFVGSVQIGETPEQVGKGTQLNQDKSVGPGSVPITVSVAAEVPNLDNVVSETVRAEAVAKLSIAVMPFDNISDDPENDYFSYGLTEDVIRLLARNRWLSVISRHSTIAFRGRTTDAREISQQLGVKYVLRGSVRKNRDAVRITAELVRAADGQQLWSDKYDLQLEYIFDIQDEMARQIAATIEPELSKVEQQLAARKAPESLSAWDCYQRGLWHFWRFTTPGFDSAESYFKRAIAEDPHFARGHGALSYVNLQRAFLDDPNDRPARLETALRQAREAVALDDLDCFCQCVLGRALCLTHQNDEALAALDVALELNPSFAQAYFAQGFNLLWYGRETEAETLIDRATVLSPRDNHLWSFHHVRAWTHFSLSEYDIAAEFARRATRQSNATYQAFAALTASLGILGDKTEAKAAAAELLRRKPNYNTEIARNELFFCNDTDFIDRFLEGLRLAGISKS; translated from the coding sequence GTGAAATACCAGTTCGCCGAATTTGAGGTCGATCTCAGCCAGCAAGAGCTACGCCGGCGTGGCGAATCCATTCATATTGAACCTCAAGTCTTCGATCTTATCGTTCACCTGGTGCGTAACCATGACCGCATTGTCAGCAAGGATGAGCTGGTTGACACCATCTGGCGCGGTCGAGTCATCTCCGAAGCTGCGCTCAGCAGCCGCATCAACGCTGCCAGGCGAGCGCTCGGCGACAACGGTAACGACCAGTTGCTCATTCGAACTGTGCATAAGCGCGGCTTTCGGTTCGTCGGGTCTGTACAGATTGGCGAAACGCCAGAGCAAGTTGGGAAGGGCACTCAGCTTAATCAAGATAAAAGTGTTGGTCCTGGAAGTGTCCCGATCACCGTTTCCGTCGCTGCCGAAGTGCCCAACCTTGACAACGTCGTTTCGGAAACCGTCAGGGCTGAGGCCGTTGCGAAGCTGTCTATAGCGGTTATGCCGTTCGACAACATTTCGGATGACCCAGAGAACGACTACTTCAGCTATGGCTTAACAGAAGATGTTATTCGTCTTCTTGCTCGGAATCGTTGGCTGTCAGTTATCTCGCGGCACTCGACCATCGCATTTCGGGGTCGGACGACGGATGCACGAGAGATTAGCCAGCAGCTAGGCGTCAAGTATGTGCTGCGCGGCAGCGTGCGAAAGAACCGCGATGCGGTGAGGATAACAGCGGAGCTGGTGCGGGCAGCGGACGGGCAGCAACTGTGGTCAGACAAGTACGATCTGCAGCTTGAGTACATATTTGATATTCAAGACGAAATGGCAAGGCAGATCGCGGCAACGATCGAACCCGAATTGTCGAAGGTCGAGCAGCAGCTCGCCGCTCGCAAGGCGCCCGAGAGCCTCAGTGCCTGGGACTGCTACCAGCGCGGCCTATGGCACTTCTGGCGATTTACCACGCCAGGGTTCGATTCCGCTGAATCCTACTTTAAACGTGCGATCGCGGAAGATCCGCACTTTGCGCGCGGACATGGCGCTCTCAGCTACGTCAACCTGCAACGCGCGTTTCTAGATGACCCAAATGATCGTCCGGCGCGGCTTGAAACGGCATTGCGACAGGCGCGGGAGGCTGTGGCTCTCGATGATCTTGATTGCTTCTGCCAATGCGTACTGGGGCGAGCCCTGTGCCTGACACATCAGAATGACGAAGCGCTGGCGGCTCTAGATGTAGCCTTAGAGCTAAACCCAAGTTTCGCACAGGCCTATTTTGCACAAGGATTCAACTTGCTGTGGTACGGCCGAGAGACTGAAGCAGAGACTCTGATTGACCGCGCAACCGTGCTCAGTCCGCGCGACAACCATCTTTGGAGCTTCCATCATGTTCGTGCTTGGACTCACTTTTCCCTTAGCGAGTATGACATAGCAGCTGAGTTCGCCCGACGGGCGACTCGACAAAGCAATGCAACGTACCAAGCATTTGCAGCACTGACCGCTTCGCTAGGTATACTCGGCGATAAGACGGAAGCAAAGGCTGCCGCTGCCGAGCTGCTGCGGCGCAAGCCTAACTACAACACCGAAATAGCCCGAAACGAGCTGTTCTTTTGCAATGATACAGATTTCATTGATCGATTTCTTGAAGGCCTGCGTTTGGCCGGCATTTCCAAATCCTAA
- a CDS encoding NAD(P)-binding domain-containing protein, whose translation MKFATAIIVGAGQSGLAMSWHLSTRSIDHVVLERGEVANSWLKERWDSLRLLTPNWQSRLPGYAYSGDDPDGFMTMPEVVRFLHQYASLSRAPIVTGARVTRVRQQEAGYEVETNLGAWRCRKLVIATGACNLASIPQLAAGLPARVASLTPLQYRNPGLLPDGGVMIVGASASGIQLAREIRAAGRRVVLCVGEHVRLPRTYRGRDIQWWMDVIGAMDVRYDTMEEDIERARRLPSLQLIGTPERVTVDLNSLGKAGVELVGRVVGLADGKAQFSGSLANLCALADLKMNRLLSSIDDWVNASGLAQQFPAPHRFEPTDVGSQTRIGLDLNDAGIGSVIWATGYRPDYSWLDVPVLDRKGRIRHDGGIVPAPGIYVMGLPFMRRRKSSFIDGADDDAADLAAHLGHNLNRAAA comes from the coding sequence GTGAAATTTGCAACCGCCATCATTGTCGGCGCCGGCCAATCCGGATTGGCCATGAGCTGGCATCTTAGCACGCGTTCGATCGACCACGTGGTCCTCGAGCGCGGCGAGGTGGCCAACTCATGGCTGAAGGAGCGGTGGGACTCGCTTCGCCTTCTCACGCCCAACTGGCAAAGCCGCCTGCCGGGATACGCCTACAGTGGCGACGATCCGGACGGCTTCATGACGATGCCGGAGGTCGTCCGCTTCCTGCATCAGTACGCCAGTCTCTCGCGCGCTCCGATCGTAACGGGAGCGCGCGTCACGCGGGTGCGGCAGCAGGAGGCGGGCTACGAGGTCGAGACCAACCTTGGTGCATGGCGCTGCCGCAAGCTCGTCATAGCAACCGGCGCCTGCAATCTTGCCTCGATCCCGCAGCTTGCCGCCGGTCTGCCTGCGAGGGTGGCCAGCCTGACGCCGCTGCAATACAGGAATCCCGGTCTCCTGCCTGATGGCGGCGTGATGATCGTCGGTGCCTCGGCAAGCGGCATTCAACTCGCCCGGGAGATCCGGGCGGCCGGGCGCAGAGTCGTGCTTTGCGTCGGCGAGCACGTCCGGCTGCCACGAACCTACCGCGGGCGGGATATCCAGTGGTGGATGGACGTCATCGGCGCCATGGACGTTCGATACGACACCATGGAAGAGGACATCGAACGGGCGCGGCGGCTGCCGTCGCTCCAGCTGATCGGAACGCCGGAGCGCGTGACCGTCGACCTCAACAGCCTGGGCAAGGCGGGCGTCGAGCTCGTGGGCCGCGTTGTCGGCCTTGCTGACGGCAAGGCGCAGTTTTCCGGATCGCTCGCCAATCTCTGCGCGCTGGCCGATCTGAAGATGAACCGGCTGCTCTCCAGCATCGATGATTGGGTGAACGCGAGCGGACTCGCGCAACAGTTTCCCGCGCCGCATCGCTTTGAGCCGACCGATGTCGGGTCACAAACCAGGATCGGCCTGGACCTGAACGATGCCGGCATCGGTTCGGTGATCTGGGCGACAGGATATCGCCCCGACTACTCCTGGCTGGACGTCCCAGTGCTCGATCGCAAGGGACGCATCCGTCACGATGGCGGGATCGTTCCCGCACCGGGAATATATGTAATGGGCCTGCCCTTCATGCGCCGGCGCAAATCGTCCTTCATTGACGGAGCGGACGACGATGCTGCGGATCTCGCCGCTCACCTCGGCCACAACCTCAATCGCGCTGCTGCCTGA
- a CDS encoding DUF3606 domain-containing protein: MISRKPTYFRNALDLRDKVQVKVLRRRLKLTDEQFASIVRKSGKSIAAITKEAAKS, encoded by the coding sequence ATGATCAGCCGCAAGCCCACCTATTTTCGCAATGCGCTGGACTTGAGAGACAAAGTGCAGGTCAAGGTTCTGCGCAGGCGCCTCAAGCTAACGGACGAACAATTCGCAAGCATAGTTCGCAAGTCCGGAAAATCGATCGCGGCGATCACCAAAGAAGCCGCCAAGAGCTAG
- a CDS encoding GNAT family N-acetyltransferase, whose amino-acid sequence MTDPSLAFGAWMGDRLIGSSLGTSWGSLGIFGPISTHPDTWNHGTARLLIPPVLERLNALGARHLAFFTFAESTKHIALYQRFGFWPRFLTAIMTRLVEANEIMPETTRYSTVAGAGQAHWLDACRALTTEVRDGLDLSAEIRTAHAHGHGDSVFLTDGSRMEAVALCEYGPKSPAGAGSCLIRFGAVRPSSESETRFSQLVTACGALAVDEGLKQVVACVNASRPKTYRHLLSMGFRAQRNGVTMHRPNEDAYHQTASYILDDMR is encoded by the coding sequence ATGACAGATCCCTCGCTGGCTTTTGGCGCATGGATGGGAGATCGGTTGATCGGATCGAGCCTGGGAACTAGCTGGGGAAGCTTGGGAATATTCGGCCCGATCTCCACACACCCCGACACCTGGAATCACGGGACCGCCAGACTTCTCATCCCGCCGGTGCTCGAACGGTTGAATGCATTGGGAGCTCGGCATCTAGCCTTCTTCACGTTTGCCGAGAGTACAAAACACATTGCCTTGTATCAGAGGTTTGGCTTCTGGCCGCGGTTTCTCACCGCGATCATGACCCGCTTGGTCGAAGCCAATGAGATAATGCCAGAAACGACTCGCTATTCGACCGTTGCCGGCGCAGGTCAAGCACATTGGCTTGACGCATGCCGAGCTTTAACGACTGAGGTGCGCGACGGATTGGATCTCTCAGCGGAAATACGCACTGCTCACGCGCATGGACACGGCGACAGCGTCTTTCTTACGGATGGATCACGAATGGAGGCGGTGGCATTGTGCGAGTATGGACCGAAGAGCCCCGCAGGGGCCGGTTCATGTTTGATCAGGTTCGGAGCGGTTCGCCCCAGCTCGGAGAGTGAAACGCGCTTCAGTCAATTGGTCACTGCCTGCGGAGCACTGGCAGTAGACGAAGGGCTTAAGCAGGTGGTGGCATGTGTAAATGCCAGCCGGCCCAAAACATATCGACATCTCCTGTCAATGGGCTTCCGTGCCCAACGCAATGGCGTAACTATGCATCGCCCGAATGAGGACGCATACCATCAAACAGCCTCGTACATCCTTGATGATATGCGATAG
- a CDS encoding IS110 family transposase, whose translation MQSISTIGLDIAKSVFQVHGVDAAGQVIMRRQLRRRHVLAFFQKLPPCLVGIEACASSHYWSRELEILGHTVRLMPPAYVKPYVKRQKNDSTDAEAICEAVTRPNMRFVPTKTVEQQSCLMLHRARHLFIRQQTAVINSIRAYLAEFGIVAPVGRRGVEQLLEVVADTADDRLPEVARACLAALGSQLRALKAQILAFDRRIIAWHRSSATSKRLDAIPGVGPALATALVASIADPKAFRSGRDFSAWVGLVPKQNSSGGKDKLGSISKQGDRYLRSLFTAGALAVIRYAKIHGTDHRPWLTRLLARRPTKVAAIALANKLARMAWAMMARNERYKEPVALAA comes from the coding sequence ATGCAGTCAATTTCGACAATCGGCCTGGATATCGCGAAGTCGGTCTTTCAAGTGCATGGCGTTGATGCAGCCGGCCAAGTGATCATGCGCCGCCAGTTGAGGCGCCGGCACGTCCTGGCATTTTTCCAGAAGCTGCCGCCCTGTCTGGTGGGGATCGAGGCTTGCGCGTCATCGCACTATTGGTCCCGCGAGCTGGAGATATTGGGGCATACGGTGCGATTGATGCCTCCGGCCTATGTGAAGCCTTACGTCAAGCGGCAGAAGAACGACAGCACCGATGCGGAGGCAATTTGCGAGGCGGTCACGAGACCCAACATGCGGTTCGTGCCGACCAAGACGGTCGAGCAACAGAGCTGTTTGATGCTTCACCGAGCCCGCCATCTCTTCATCCGTCAGCAGACTGCCGTGATCAACTCAATCCGCGCCTATCTCGCCGAGTTCGGGATTGTCGCCCCTGTCGGGCGCAGGGGTGTCGAGCAACTGCTGGAAGTCGTCGCCGATACAGCCGATGACCGGCTGCCCGAGGTCGCCCGTGCGTGTCTTGCTGCTCTCGGCAGTCAATTGCGGGCACTGAAGGCCCAGATCCTGGCGTTCGACCGCCGCATCATCGCCTGGCATCGATCCAGCGCGACGAGCAAACGGCTGGACGCGATCCCCGGCGTCGGGCCGGCGTTGGCAACAGCTTTGGTCGCCAGTATTGCGGATCCCAAGGCTTTCCGATCGGGACGGGACTTCTCGGCCTGGGTGGGGCTCGTGCCGAAGCAGAACTCGAGTGGGGGTAAGGACAAGCTTGGCAGTATCAGCAAACAAGGGGATCGCTATTTGCGCAGCCTGTTCACGGCTGGCGCGCTCGCCGTGATCCGCTATGCCAAGATCCATGGCACCGATCATCGGCCCTGGCTCACTCGATTGTTGGCCCGGCGCCCCACCAAGGTCGCTGCCATCGCACTCGCCAACAAACTCGCCCGGATGGCCTGGGCGATGATGGCCAGGAACGAACGTTACAAGGAACCCGTCGCTCTCGCGGCGTGA
- a CDS encoding GAF domain-containing sensor histidine kinase gives MTIDIEAEVDAVKQIGAVPKILDVVGRMTGMGFVAIARVTSRQWVCCAVRDNINFGLREGGELQVETTICNEIRQHGKTVVINDVQSDGAFCNHPTPAMYGFRSYISAPIILSNGMIWGTLCAIDPQPRDLGKPEILGSFQLLGELIAAQLEFNQRLEQSQADLRLSQADLLDERKTAELREQFIGVLGHDLRNPLASVDAGMRYLLKNLGTEKAPEIILTVQKSVLRMASLVDNIMDFARGRLGDGLTISRDAKQPVTPVLEQVIAELKSVWPDVAIEASIDIEEPVNCDRGKMGQLFSNLLGNAIMYGDQGKPVRVSARTINGVFELAVTNYGAPISDKAMGNLFKPYTRGERPSQQGLGLGLYIASQIAQAHGGMLKVSSNVEETSFVFEMPQSH, from the coding sequence ATGACGATTGACATCGAGGCTGAAGTCGACGCCGTCAAGCAGATTGGTGCCGTCCCGAAGATTCTTGATGTCGTCGGCAGGATGACGGGCATGGGCTTCGTTGCCATCGCCCGGGTAACGTCCCGGCAATGGGTTTGCTGCGCCGTTCGGGACAACATCAACTTCGGTCTGCGGGAGGGGGGCGAGCTGCAGGTCGAAACCACTATCTGCAACGAAATCCGGCAGCACGGCAAGACAGTCGTCATCAATGACGTGCAGTCCGACGGCGCCTTCTGCAATCACCCGACGCCGGCGATGTATGGCTTCAGGAGTTATATTTCGGCCCCGATCATCCTGAGCAATGGAATGATCTGGGGGACCCTTTGCGCGATCGACCCCCAGCCGCGCGACCTCGGCAAGCCCGAAATTCTCGGCTCCTTCCAGCTGTTGGGCGAACTGATCGCCGCCCAGCTCGAGTTCAATCAGCGCCTTGAGCAAAGTCAGGCGGACCTCAGGCTCAGCCAGGCCGACCTGCTGGACGAACGAAAAACGGCAGAGCTCCGCGAACAGTTCATCGGCGTTCTCGGCCACGACCTTCGCAATCCGCTCGCCTCCGTCGACGCGGGAATGCGATACCTGCTCAAGAATCTGGGTACCGAGAAGGCGCCGGAGATCATCCTGACGGTTCAGAAGTCGGTTCTGCGCATGGCGAGCCTTGTCGACAACATCATGGACTTCGCCAGGGGACGGCTGGGCGACGGCTTGACCATCAGCCGCGACGCCAAGCAGCCCGTGACGCCCGTCCTTGAGCAAGTGATTGCCGAACTCAAGTCGGTCTGGCCTGACGTCGCAATCGAAGCTTCAATCGACATCGAAGAGCCCGTCAACTGCGATCGCGGCAAGATGGGGCAGCTCTTCTCCAATCTTTTGGGCAACGCCATCATGTACGGAGATCAGGGAAAGCCCGTACGCGTATCTGCGAGAACGATCAATGGCGTGTTCGAGCTGGCCGTCACAAACTATGGTGCACCGATATCTGACAAAGCCATGGGCAATCTGTTCAAGCCTTATACGCGTGGCGAGCGGCCCAGTCAGCAGGGCCTGGGGCTTGGGCTCTATATTGCCTCGCAGATTGCCCAGGCGCATGGTGGCATGCTGAAGGTTTCCTCCAACGTAGAAGAGACCAGCTTCGTCTTTGAGATGCCGCAAAGCCATTAG
- a CDS encoding DMT family transporter has protein sequence MKQPRIRIGTIALTGLAMAAFAANSVLCRLALSHAAIDPATFTLVRLASGACVLCLILSLRRKPEPSGGSWPASVALFAYAFTFSFAYASLPAGTGSLLLFGAVQTTMVGYGFVRGERLSALQWFGLTIAVAGLAALVAPGAMAPSVAGACLMLAAGVAWGAYSLLGRGITDPLSATAGNFLRSVPIAIGPSLCVLLFGTNLTAIGFACAILSGAVASGLGYTIWYAALPGLTPAQGASVQLSVPVITALAGALVLGEAISLRLSISSLAILGGIALVFGSRESAPSRTS, from the coding sequence ATGAAGCAGCCTCGAATCAGGATCGGGACAATTGCTCTGACCGGTTTGGCGATGGCTGCGTTCGCGGCAAATTCAGTGCTTTGCAGGTTAGCCCTGTCCCATGCTGCGATCGATCCGGCCACATTTACCCTTGTACGCCTTGCGTCAGGCGCGTGCGTACTGTGCCTCATCCTGTCGCTTCGCCGAAAGCCTGAACCGTCCGGGGGATCGTGGCCCGCATCTGTAGCGCTGTTCGCTTATGCGTTCACGTTCTCCTTTGCATATGCCTCTCTGCCGGCCGGAACGGGATCGCTACTTTTGTTTGGTGCGGTTCAGACGACAATGGTCGGCTATGGGTTCGTCCGCGGTGAACGCTTATCCGCTTTGCAGTGGTTCGGATTAACAATCGCCGTCGCAGGACTGGCGGCGCTCGTTGCTCCCGGTGCGATGGCGCCGTCAGTGGCGGGCGCGTGTCTCATGTTGGCTGCCGGCGTTGCATGGGGCGCTTACTCGCTGCTTGGCCGTGGCATTACGGATCCCCTCAGCGCGACGGCCGGGAATTTCCTGCGCTCCGTGCCAATCGCAATTGGACCTTCTTTGTGCGTCCTATTGTTCGGCACGAACCTCACTGCCATCGGATTCGCTTGTGCGATCCTTTCCGGCGCTGTTGCGTCCGGGCTTGGCTATACAATCTGGTACGCGGCGCTCCCGGGTCTGACGCCTGCGCAAGGCGCCTCGGTGCAACTGAGCGTTCCGGTCATCACGGCATTGGCAGGCGCCTTAGTGCTCGGAGAAGCAATCTCCCTTCGCCTTTCCATATCATCGCTTGCAATACTCGGGGGAATTGCGCTGGTCTTCGGCAGTCGAGAAAGTGCGCCATCTCGTACCAGTTGA
- a CDS encoding NAD(P)/FAD-dependent oxidoreductase, giving the protein MYGLHSLDSNYDAVIVGARCAGAATALLLARSGAKVLVVDRQPYGSDTMSTHALMRSAVMQLTRWGLAPDIAAAGTPAIRSTTFHYGDEAVRVDIKPEHGVDCLLAPRRTVLDPLLVDAARDAGAAVRHGVAVSELQFASNGRVIGASLRDGSGACRTVRADIVVGADGRQSTVAQSVNSRVIVEGFNACGLVFGYFSGLDRDGLHWHFAQNAAAGVIPTNGGHCVFAAVPASQFVATFRGDLMRGFLGVMASSCPELRAGIGRATLTGRLRSFGGARSYLRQCQGAGWALVGDAGYFKDPLTAHGITDALRDAQLLSCGVIDGSTSGLEAYQRERDELSLPLLRTTDAIASFIWDLDEVKQLHADLSAAMKAEASHIANLYQEPSHAA; this is encoded by the coding sequence ATGTACGGCCTACACAGTCTCGACTCAAATTATGACGCGGTCATCGTCGGCGCACGCTGTGCGGGCGCAGCCACCGCCCTCCTCCTGGCGCGGTCGGGTGCAAAGGTGCTGGTGGTCGACCGGCAGCCCTATGGCTCCGATACGATGTCGACGCACGCCCTGATGCGGTCAGCGGTCATGCAACTCACGCGCTGGGGACTTGCGCCGGATATTGCTGCGGCGGGAACGCCCGCGATTCGGTCAACGACGTTCCACTATGGCGATGAGGCCGTTCGGGTGGACATCAAGCCGGAGCATGGCGTCGATTGTCTGCTGGCGCCGCGACGCACCGTGCTCGATCCGTTGCTGGTCGATGCAGCCCGCGACGCCGGCGCGGCGGTTCGCCATGGCGTCGCTGTGTCCGAATTGCAATTTGCATCGAACGGCCGGGTGATCGGCGCTTCCTTGAGAGACGGCAGCGGTGCGTGCAGGACCGTCCGCGCCGATATCGTCGTCGGTGCGGACGGCCGCCAGTCGACCGTCGCACAATCAGTCAATTCAAGAGTCATCGTCGAAGGCTTCAACGCCTGTGGCCTTGTGTTCGGCTACTTTTCAGGCCTGGACCGCGATGGCCTGCATTGGCATTTCGCTCAAAACGCCGCGGCCGGCGTGATTCCAACCAACGGCGGTCACTGCGTCTTTGCGGCGGTTCCGGCTTCGCAATTCGTCGCGACATTTCGCGGCGATCTCATGCGCGGATTCCTCGGGGTGATGGCATCGAGCTGTCCCGAGCTGCGCGCCGGCATTGGCAGGGCCACGCTGACCGGCCGCTTGCGGAGCTTTGGGGGAGCCAGGAGCTACCTCCGGCAATGTCAGGGCGCAGGCTGGGCCCTCGTCGGTGATGCCGGCTATTTCAAGGACCCCCTGACCGCACACGGCATCACGGACGCCCTTCGCGATGCGCAATTGCTGTCGTGCGGAGTCATCGACGGCAGCACAAGCGGGCTTGAGGCCTACCAGCGCGAGCGCGACGAGCTGTCCTTGCCGCTTCTGCGCACCACCGACGCGATCGCCTCCTTCATCTGGGACCTCGACGAGGTCAAGCAGCTTCACGCCGATCTGAGCGCTGCCATGAAGGCCGAGGCCAGTCACATCGCGAACTTGTACCAAGAGCCGTCCCACGCAGCATAG
- a CDS encoding OsmC family protein, with product MGERKARKSRVRRFTNPLTSDLSPKENEMTITTSARAKVNNGVNVDALLGARTALEQAPEAAQFKWRASCEWVNGTHSRSAIGSFFGLGAEQSRNKTFTVEADHPQVFASEDSAPTPVELVLSGLASCLTAGVAAIAQRRGIQLHSVRASLEADMDIQGILGIDDEVRNGFGAIRVHFDIRADASEDDIKALVAQSQRRSAVFDIVTNPTNVFVTAN from the coding sequence TTGGGCGAGCGCAAAGCCCGCAAGAGCAGAGTCAGAAGATTTACGAACCCCCTTACCTCAGATTTGTCACCAAAGGAGAACGAAATGACTATTACGACGAGTGCACGCGCCAAAGTCAATAATGGCGTCAACGTCGATGCGCTGTTAGGTGCCCGTACGGCGCTCGAGCAGGCGCCTGAGGCGGCTCAGTTTAAGTGGCGGGCGAGCTGCGAATGGGTGAATGGCACGCACAGCCGCTCCGCTATCGGCAGTTTCTTCGGCCTCGGAGCCGAGCAGTCCCGCAACAAGACGTTCACCGTGGAGGCAGATCACCCGCAGGTCTTCGCATCCGAAGACAGTGCTCCGACTCCGGTCGAGCTCGTTCTGTCCGGGCTTGCGAGCTGTCTCACGGCAGGCGTTGCGGCGATTGCCCAGCGCCGCGGCATACAGCTGCATTCCGTCAGGGCTTCGCTCGAGGCCGACATGGATATTCAAGGAATTCTCGGCATCGACGACGAGGTGCGCAACGGCTTCGGTGCCATCCGCGTCCACTTCGACATTCGCGCAGATGCGAGCGAAGACGACATCAAGGCGTTGGTAGCTCAATCGCAGAGGCGGTCGGCCGTGTTCGACATCGTGACCAATCCGACGAACGTCTTCGTGACTGCTAACTGA
- a CDS encoding response regulator: MAESAKRKDIVLVVEDDVLVRMNTADVIRDLGFSVLEAVDADQAIALLESTPAITVLFSDIQMPGSMDGLRLAAVVRDRWPPVALLITSGQVSPHTTDMPSGAHFIQKPYHPLQIGDQLRELTGAQTGQP; the protein is encoded by the coding sequence GTGGCCGAATCCGCAAAGCGCAAAGACATAGTTTTGGTGGTTGAGGATGACGTGCTGGTGCGTATGAATACGGCTGATGTGATCCGCGATCTCGGCTTCTCGGTCCTGGAGGCTGTTGATGCCGATCAAGCGATCGCTCTTCTGGAATCCACGCCTGCAATAACGGTTTTGTTCAGCGACATTCAGATGCCGGGATCGATGGACGGCCTTCGACTTGCCGCTGTGGTGCGAGACCGATGGCCGCCGGTCGCCTTGTTGATTACCTCCGGCCAGGTCAGCCCTCACACCACCGACATGCCTTCCGGAGCTCACTTCATCCAGAAGCCGTATCATCCATTGCAGATTGGCGATCAACTTCGCGAACTCACTGGTGCTCAGACGGGTCAACCATAG